From Fusobacterium mortiferum ATCC 9817, a single genomic window includes:
- a CDS encoding GNAT family N-acetyltransferase produces MIIYRKVKKEDLNQIAKIHKEAFPDYFLTIFGEELLYEFYNQYFLNNNIFVVAEENNKIIGFILGNNSDIPRKKFFNENFYRISLKMIFELLKLNKNLWNGIFQRVFFIKEAIISKFRKNIKSEERIIQNKKSYRLLSIAVNPKIKGKNIAVEMEKYFCEELLKVGIEEVGLSVKKENIRAIKFYEKCEYLIEKNEKELIYYIKNLK; encoded by the coding sequence GTGATAATTTATAGAAAAGTAAAAAAGGAAGATTTAAATCAAATAGCTAAAATTCATAAAGAAGCATTTCCAGATTATTTTTTAACAATTTTTGGTGAGGAGCTTTTATATGAGTTTTACAATCAATATTTTTTAAATAATAATATTTTTGTAGTGGCAGAAGAAAATAATAAAATAATAGGTTTTATTCTAGGAAATAATTCAGATATACCTAGGAAGAAATTTTTTAATGAGAATTTTTATAGAATTTCTTTAAAGATGATATTTGAATTATTAAAACTAAATAAAAATTTATGGAATGGAATTTTTCAAAGAGTATTTTTTATAAAAGAAGCAATTATTTCAAAATTTAGAAAAAATATAAAAAGTGAAGAAAGAATTATTCAAAATAAAAAAAGTTATAGGCTACTGTCAATAGCAGTAAATCCTAAAATAAAAGGAAAAAATATTGCTGTTGAAATGGAAAAATATTTTTGTGAAGAATTATTAAAAGTAGGTATAGAAGAAGTAGGTTTATCAGTAAAAAAAGAAAATATTCGAGCTATAAAATTTTATGAGAAGTGTGAATATTTAATAGAAAAAAATGAAAAAGAATTAATTTATTATATTAAAAATTTAAAATAA
- a CDS encoding polysaccharide biosynthesis protein gives MNIKIFYSALLFITYQTMFMITGFSMNTAAYGLFVLLLFFYHLTNNLDFSKKPKTHSILVNIMIFVIFLFFYKDISIFTAFLGFSLIQMLLFKVFKRVYERNNNLPAYNWINKRNFVKVFLDSLGIIFGIILAFILKYDFFVIYELRAEYIATYLAIFLIGYIYIKMSDRSWSYTNIFDVLNLLVLNLVTAVAFVVIMLINEDKSFPITTIVMAYILSVSIQLLCRYIFRLKRYYGKHKKIISKQKRTIIYGAGEAGAMLAREYLVNPNFPYDLIGFIDDDSKKIGTSIYNIPVLGNKESFDKVIRNEKIEEILIAIPSMNGTELGRVVDRLQGIEGISIKTVPGISEMIDNKPLSSQIRSVRIEDLLGRDEIVINDGSIRGLIENKVVFVTGGAGSIGSELSRQIAKFNPKKLVTIDVNENDIYFLELELKRRYPNLDLVSEICNIREEEKVDFLFNKYRPNVVFHAAAHKHVPLMEHNPEEAIKNNIFGTKKVAECADKYGVERMVLISTDKAVNPTNLMGASKRACELVIEHMNKVSKNTKFMAVRFGNVLGSNGSVIPIFKKLIEEGKNLTLTHRDITRYFMTIPEAAQLVIEAGSLGNGGEIFILDMGKPVRIYDLAKRMIKLSNANVGIDVVGLRPGEKLFEELLYDVNSAIKTDNKKIFITKIEDGNVDITKFFTKLEECTYNPNVEHIKEVMKELVVSYKEVKYN, from the coding sequence ATGAATATCAAGATTTTTTATTCGGCACTACTCTTTATAACCTATCAGACAATGTTTATGATTACAGGATTTAGTATGAACACAGCAGCATATGGACTTTTTGTCTTGCTACTGTTTTTTTATCATTTGACAAATAATTTAGATTTTTCTAAAAAACCAAAGACACATTCTATTCTTGTAAATATTATGATATTTGTAATATTTCTCTTTTTCTATAAAGATATATCTATTTTTACAGCTTTCTTAGGATTTTCACTTATTCAGATGTTACTTTTTAAAGTTTTTAAAAGGGTATATGAGAGAAACAATAATCTTCCTGCATATAACTGGATAAATAAGAGAAACTTTGTAAAGGTGTTTTTAGACTCATTGGGAATCATATTTGGTATTATTCTAGCCTTTATACTAAAATATGATTTTTTTGTCATATATGAATTAAGAGCAGAATATATAGCTACTTATTTGGCTATATTTTTAATAGGGTATATATACATAAAAATGAGTGATAGAAGCTGGAGCTATACAAATATATTTGATGTGCTAAACCTATTGGTACTAAATTTAGTAACAGCAGTGGCATTTGTAGTAATTATGTTAATAAATGAAGATAAGAGCTTTCCAATAACTACAATAGTGATGGCATATATATTATCAGTGTCAATACAACTTTTATGTAGATATATCTTTAGATTAAAAAGATATTATGGAAAACATAAGAAAATTATTTCTAAACAGAAGAGAACAATAATATATGGAGCTGGAGAAGCTGGAGCTATGTTAGCAAGAGAGTATCTAGTAAATCCAAACTTTCCATATGATTTGATAGGCTTTATAGATGATGACTCTAAAAAGATAGGAACATCTATATACAATATTCCAGTACTAGGAAATAAGGAGAGCTTTGATAAGGTAATAAGAAATGAAAAGATAGAGGAGATCCTTATAGCTATACCATCAATGAATGGTACAGAGCTAGGAAGAGTAGTGGATAGACTGCAAGGAATAGAGGGTATAAGTATAAAGACAGTACCTGGAATCTCAGAGATGATAGATAATAAGCCACTATCTAGTCAGATTAGAAGTGTAAGGATAGAGGACTTGTTAGGAAGAGATGAGATAGTAATAAATGATGGAAGTATAAGAGGACTTATAGAAAATAAAGTAGTATTTGTAACAGGGGGAGCTGGAAGTATAGGTTCGGAGCTTTCAAGACAGATAGCTAAATTTAATCCTAAAAAATTAGTAACTATAGATGTAAATGAAAATGATATATATTTTCTAGAGCTAGAGTTAAAGAGAAGATATCCTAATTTAGATTTGGTATCTGAGATTTGTAATATAAGAGAGGAAGAAAAGGTAGACTTTCTATTTAATAAGTATAGACCAAATGTGGTATTCCATGCTGCTGCCCATAAGCATGTACCTTTAATGGAACATAATCCAGAGGAAGCTATAAAAAATAATATATTTGGAACTAAAAAGGTAGCAGAGTGTGCTGATAAATATGGAGTAGAGAGAATGGTACTTATCTCTACAGATAAAGCAGTAAATCCTACAAACTTAATGGGAGCAAGTAAAAGAGCTTGTGAATTGGTTATTGAGCATATGAATAAGGTATCAAAAAATACTAAGTTTATGGCTGTAAGATTTGGAAATGTACTGGGAAGTAATGGCTCTGTAATACCAATATTTAAAAAACTGATTGAGGAAGGAAAAAATCTAACACTAACTCATAGAGATATAACTAGATATTTTATGACTATACCAGAGGCAGCCCAACTTGTAATAGAGGCTGGAAGCTTAGGTAATGGTGGAGAGATATTTATACTGGATATGGGTAAACCAGTGAGAATATATGATCTAGCTAAGAGGATGATAAAACTATCCAATGCCAATGTAGGTATAGACGTGGTAGGACTAAGACCAGGAGAGAAACTTTTTGAAGAGCTGCTATATGATGTAAATTCAGCAATAAAGACAGATAACAAAAAGATATTTATAACTAAGATAGAGGATGGAAATGTAGATATTACTAAGTTCTTTACAAAACTTGAAGAGTGTACATATAACCCAAATGTAGAGCATATAAAAGAGGTAATGAAAGAGTTGGTAGTGTCATATAAAGAGGTTAAATATAACTAG
- a CDS encoding sugar transferase, with product MFLKRLFDIVASFCGIVILFPLIVIVSILIKLTSKGPVLFKQVRVTKNGRLFKIYKFRTMRENSEGNKQITVGNDSRITGVGHILRKTKLDELPQLFNVLKGEMSLVGPRPEVPKYVELYTEEQREILKVSAGITDYASIYFSNESELLGEAENPEEFYIKKIMPYKIELNKKYIKEIGIVTDIKLIILTILKILGLVKLEPKEL from the coding sequence ATGTTTTTAAAAAGATTATTTGATATAGTAGCTTCCTTTTGTGGAATAGTAATACTATTTCCTTTAATAGTTATAGTTAGTATTTTGATAAAACTAACTTCTAAAGGACCAGTACTATTTAAGCAGGTAAGAGTTACTAAAAATGGAAGATTATTTAAAATATATAAGTTTAGAACTATGAGAGAGAATAGTGAGGGTAATAAACAGATAACTGTAGGGAATGACAGTAGAATAACTGGAGTTGGACATATTTTAAGAAAGACTAAATTAGATGAGTTACCACAACTATTTAATGTTTTAAAAGGAGAGATGAGCTTAGTAGGACCGAGACCAGAAGTTCCTAAATATGTAGAGCTATATACAGAGGAGCAAAGAGAGATATTGAAAGTTTCAGCAGGAATTACAGACTATGCTTCAATATATTTTTCTAATGAAAGTGAACTTTTAGGAGAAGCAGAAAATCCAGAAGAGTTTTATATAAAAAAAATAATGCCATATAAGATAGAACTTAATAAAAAATATATAAAAGAGATAGGAATAGTAACAGATATAAAATTGATAATTTTAACTATATTAAAAATATTAGGGCTTGTTAAGTTAGAGCCGAAGGAACTATAA
- a CDS encoding DegT/DnrJ/EryC1/StrS family aminotransferase gives MEERRIQFSPPDITQKEIDEVVDTLKSGWITTGPKTKLFEEEISKYCNSEKTVCLNSATAAMELVLRLFDVGPGDEVITSAYTYTASASVIVHCGATPVLVDVKPGEFNIDPKKIEKAITEKTKVIIPVDIGGMPADYDEIFEIVERNKGKFNPKKGSYQEKLGRILVLADAAHSFGGMYKGKKVGSVADFTSYSFHAVKNLTTAEGGAITWKKNEVFNNEQIYKEFMLLALHGQNKDALSKMKAGAWKYDIAMPGYKCNMTDINAAIGLAQLRRYDSEILTKKDLINTWYKKYLGDIKGVILPEFKTEDKVSSRHIYALRLEGATEEKRNEVIQKLAEKGIATNVHFQPLPLLTAYKNLGFKIEDYLEAYAMYSTEISLPFHDFVSEEDVIYIAKCLKEVL, from the coding sequence ATGGAGGAGAGAAGAATACAATTTTCACCACCAGATATTACACAAAAGGAGATAGATGAAGTAGTAGATACTTTAAAATCTGGTTGGATAACTACAGGACCTAAGACAAAATTATTTGAAGAAGAGATAAGTAAATATTGTAATTCAGAAAAAACTGTTTGTTTAAACTCAGCTACTGCTGCAATGGAATTAGTTTTAAGATTATTTGATGTTGGACCAGGAGATGAAGTTATTACATCAGCTTATACGTATACAGCATCAGCAAGTGTAATAGTACATTGCGGAGCTACTCCAGTATTAGTAGATGTAAAACCAGGAGAGTTTAATATTGATCCTAAGAAAATAGAGAAAGCAATAACAGAAAAAACAAAGGTAATAATTCCAGTAGATATTGGGGGTATGCCAGCAGATTATGATGAGATTTTTGAAATAGTAGAAAGAAATAAAGGTAAGTTCAATCCTAAAAAAGGAAGTTATCAAGAAAAATTAGGAAGAATATTAGTGTTAGCAGATGCTGCACACTCTTTTGGTGGAATGTATAAAGGTAAAAAAGTAGGAAGTGTAGCAGACTTTACTTCGTACTCGTTCCATGCTGTAAAAAATCTAACAACAGCAGAAGGTGGAGCTATTACTTGGAAAAAAAATGAAGTTTTTAATAATGAACAAATATATAAAGAGTTTATGTTATTAGCTCTTCATGGACAGAATAAAGATGCACTATCAAAGATGAAAGCTGGAGCATGGAAATATGATATAGCTATGCCAGGATATAAATGTAATATGACAGATATAAATGCGGCTATTGGGCTTGCTCAATTAAGAAGATATGATAGTGAAATCCTAACTAAAAAAGATTTAATCAATACTTGGTACAAAAAATATTTAGGAGATATTAAAGGAGTAATACTTCCAGAATTTAAAACAGAAGATAAAGTAAGCTCAAGACATATCTATGCTCTTAGATTAGAAGGAGCAACAGAAGAGAAAAGAAATGAGGTAATACAGAAATTAGCAGAAAAAGGAATAGCTACAAATGTACATTTCCAACCACTACCATTATTAACAGCTTATAAAAACTTGGGATTTAAAATAGAAGATTATCTAGAAGCATATGCTATGTATAGTACAGAGATATCATTACCATTTCATGACTTTGTAAGTGAAGAGGATGTAATATATATAGCTAAGTGCTTGAAAGAGGTATTGTAG